The Heteronotia binoei isolate CCM8104 ecotype False Entrance Well chromosome 6, APGP_CSIRO_Hbin_v1, whole genome shotgun sequence genomic sequence GCGCCACGAAGAGGCGGAGGATGTCGTTGGTGCCCTCGAAGATGCGGAAGATCCTCAGGTCTCGCAGGACCCGCTCCACGCCCGCCTCCTGCCCAAGGAAGCACCAGGCCGGCCGGTCAGGAGGCCCCACGCAgaagtccccccccaccccactgccagTGGAGAGGTTACCTGCATGTAGCCCATCCCGCCCAGGATCTGGAGCCCCTCGTCCGTcacggcccaggcagcctcctgcAGACACAAAGCCCCGGCTCAGGAGGAGGAAATGCCCTCCCAGGACGCCTGGCCTGGCTCCTGCGGCCCCAGGAAGCGGGCAGGGCAAAGGCAaggggctccctccctccctccctcccaggcacTCCCTTGGGAAAAGCCACTTACCGAGGCAAAGATCTTGCTGATGGCAGCCTCCAGCTTGTAGTCTGGCACGCCCGCGTCCATGTTGGCACTCAGCACATACGCCATGGCCTGCAAGGAGCAGGGGTGGGCAGGGTGGCACCCCCTTGGAAGTGTCGCCCACCCTCCTCAGGGCACTCCTGGTGCAGTGGCCAAGGGTCCCCCCCCGCTCTCCCTCAGCCCCCAGGGGCCTGCACTGGGGCAGAGGTCACCGCCAGAGACCCCCTCGCGTCAGCTCTCCAGAGTCCCTGCCTTCTTGAGCCACAGCACAGGCCACACAGTCAGGCTGGAGAAAGGCAAGTTTCACCCTGCCAAAGGGAGCCGGGGGAGGGCCAGGCGAGGGCAAATGGAAGCCTCACCCAGGCCAGAGTGGCGCACGGCAGACAGGGAGGGACACTGATGGGACTCCTTGGTGGGGCATTCTTGGGCCCctcctcggcctccctgccctagaccgacagctgagggaggcaagtCCCTTGTGGCACGCCTTCCTGGGAAAGGGCATCTGGCAGCACGCCCCTGTGCatggtggggctgcccttggagaGGACCCAGACGTGGAGAAAAGGTTTTCCAACAGATGCTCCAGATACAGCAAGACACCAAGGGCcaagctctccccccacccctgcttataaAGAGCCGAGGGAGGAATGTCCCAgccaccgcctcctcctcctcctcctcttgcgccttctctcctccccacccacccaacgCCAACCCTGCAGGGAAGAGAgcccctgctgctgctgggagCCCCCTGGGGGCAGGGCCCTGGGGACGGGCAGCGTGGGGGGGGCTGCCTTCTGggctctgagaagcagcaaggtcagagctactggggggggggaggagtgtctTGCTCTGTCTTTGCTTAACTGTGGAGGAGACCCAGCTGGGCAGGAGgacagtttgggggtggggggctgcataGCTTGTGGAGAGTGGCTTCTGTAAGTGCGATTTCTGCTGGTCTctgttgctttactctgctctggtgagcCTTGCCTTGAGTACTGTGCTCAGTTTAAGGATAGAGAGAAGCTAGAACACGTCCAGAAGAGggcagtgaagatggtgaggggtgtggagaccaagtcctgtgagcacaggctgagggagctgggtacatttagcttggagaggagacaactgagaggagatagaaccatcttcaagtccttaaagggctgttatatagaggatggtgtggagttgaagaagaagactttAGATTTATTCTCTGCCCTTCacagacaactctgcgagagctcttgctaacccaaggccattccagaagctgcaaatggaggagcagttctcccagataagagtctgcgcacttcaccactacaccagactggctctctgttgctttctgttgccccagaaggtcagaccagaaccaatgggttgcaattaaatcagaagaaacTTAGGGCAGAAtgtcctgacagagcagttcctgagTGGAAGGGGGgggcgctccttccttggaggtttgcaGCAGAGGCTCGAGGGCcgtctgacagcaaggctgagtCTGGGAACTTGGGCAGATccggagaaggagggcaggaagggctgcatcagggctgagTTCTCTTAGTGGCCCTTTCTGACATGCATAGGGAAAGGCtgtttggggtcaggcagccatttccctccaggccagtttggcccctgggatcctggagggtctttgccatcttctgggcctggAGCCCGCAGGGGCCACtgggtgtgtttgtgggggggggaggtatttgtgagtttcctgcattgcacagggggttggaatGGATGACCCCAAGGCCCCTTCTAACCTTCTGGTTCTATGGCCCATTACCTCTGTCACGTAGAGCAGCATGGCCATCCGTGCCACTTTCTCCTGAATCGCCCCGTAGCTGCTGATGGGGCTTCCAAATTGCTTCCGGTTGGCAGCGTGGTCCACCTGGTGCCCGAGCAGAGAGGGAGACGTGTGCCCTTGCCACACAGGGGACCAAGGGGGGAAGagggccacccctgcccccaggGCAGATCAGGGTGCCATGCCCGCTGGCACGGGCTTTTCCCTCGGTGGGTCAGCCTCCCCCCAGGACAGCTCAGTGCGCCATGCCCACCTGGCATGGGCTTCTCCCTCGGTGGGtcagcctccccccttcccccagggcAGGTCAGGGCACCATGCCCGCCTGGCATGGGCTTCTCCCTCGGTGggtcagcctcccccctccccccaggacaGCTCAGTGCACCATGCCCGCCTGGCACGGGCTTCTCCTTCGGTGGGTCAGCCTCCCCCCAGGACAGCTCAGCGCACCATGCCCGCCTGGCACGGGCTTCTCCTTTGGTGGGTCAGCCTCCCCCCAGGACAGCTCAGCGCACCATGCCCACCTGGCACGGGCTTCTCCCTCAGTGAGTCAGCCTCCCCCCAGGGCGGGTCAGTGCACCATGCCCGCCTGGCACGGGCTCCTCCCTCGGTGGGTCGGCCTCCTCCCCCCAGGGCAGCTCAGGGCACCATGCCTGCCTGGCACGGGCTTCTCCCTCGGTGGGtcagcctccccccttcccccagggcAGGTCAGGGCACCATGCCCGCCTGGCATGGGCTTCTCCCTCGGTGggtcagcctcccccctccccccaggacaGCTCAGTGCACCATGCCCGCCTGGCATGGGCTTCTCCTTCGGTGggtcagcctcccccctccccccaggacaGCTCAGCGCACCATGCCCGCCTGGCACGGGCTTCTCCTTCAGTGGGTCAGCCTCCCCCCAGGGCAGGTCAGTGCACCATGCCCGCCTGGCACGGGCTCCTCCCTCGGTGGGTCGGCCTCCTCCCCCCAGGGCAGCTCAGGGCACCATGCCTGCCTGGCACGGGCTTCTCCCTCGGTGgggccagcctccccctcccccggtcaCCTACTGCCTTGAGGATGATGCCCTTCATGGTGCCTGCCAGGGCCGAGGCCATGCCGAAGCGCCCGTTGTTGAGGATGGCCATGGCCACCTTGAACCCTTTGCCTGGTGCCCCCAGCAGGTTCTCGGCTGGCACCTTCACACTGTCAAAATGCACTTCCGCTGTGTTTGAGCACCTGATGCCCATCTTCTTCTCAGGGGGGCCGCTGGCAAGAGAGAAGAGAGCCCCTCACCATGAGCCCCCACTGGCCCACGGGAAGAGGCCACACCAAGGCCAGGGGGGAGACCGGCCAGAAGGGGGTTCAGGCAGGTCCTGGGCGCTGGAGCTGCTGGCCGCAGAAAAGCCTCCCCCAGTCTCAGGTCCCTCTCTGGCACTGTGGAGAAAGGACCTCCACCCACAAATCCACCCCAACGTCTCCGCTATTGTGGATGCTGCTGCTCTTGGTCTCTATACAGCAGCTGAGTGCAGAACAGAAGTTGGCAGAGAGATAGGAGCTAAAAAGAGGAGCCCTCAAAGTACTCAAGCCCTTTTGGGCTCTCTGAATGATTCAGGCCAATGACAGCGGTCGGCacccccctgccctgctgcctggTCACGCCACAAAGGGACAGAAGATGCGAAGAAGAGCCGGAGGGCTGGAAAGGGAAGCCTTCCTCTCATGGCAGGAAACCTGGAAATGACCCCCACCTGGACAGACTCCTCCACAGGTAGTGTCCtgctggtcccactgatggacctcctgatagcacctgggttttggccactgtgtgacacagagtgttggactggatgggccactggcctgatccaacagggcttctcttatgtgcttatgtgacacagagtgttggactggaggggccactggcctgatccaacatggcttctcttatgttcttatgtgacacagagtgttggactggatgggccactggcctgatccaacagggcttctcttatgtgcttatgtgacacagagtgttggactggaggggccactggcctgatccaacatggcttctcttatgttcttatgtgacacagagtgttggactggatgggccactggcctgatccaacagggcttctcttatgtgcttatgtgacacagagtgttggactggaggggccactggcctgatccaacatggcttctcttatgttcttatgtgactcagagtgttggactggaggggccactggcctgatccaacagggcttctcttatgttcttatgtgacacagagtgttggactggaggggccactggcctgatccaacagggcttcttttatatgcttatgtgacacagagtgttggactggaggggccactggcctgatccaacagggcttctcttatgtgcttatgtgacacagagtgttggactggaggggccactggcctgatccaacagggcttctcttatgttcttatgtgacacagagtgttggactggatgggccactggcctgatccaacagggcttctcttatgttcttatgtgacacagagtgttggactggatgggccactggcctgatccaacagggcttcttttatgtgcttatgtgacacagagtgttggactggaggggccactggcctgatccaacagggcttctcttatgtgcttatgtgacacagagtgttggactggaggggccactggcctgatccaacagggattctcttattttcttatgtgacacagagtgttggactggaggggccactggcctgatccaacagggcttctcttatattcttatgtgacacagggtgttggactggaggggcccctggcctgatccaacatggcttctcttatgtgacacagagtgctggactggatgggccattggcctgatccaacatggcttctcttatgtggcacagagtgttggactgaaggggctcctggcctggtccaacagggcttctctatgttcttatgtgacacaaagtgttgggctggatgggccactggcctgatccaacatggcttctcttatgttcttatgtgacacagaatgttggactggaggggccactggcctgatccagcatggcttctttttctGATGTTCATATAAATCAAATTCAGGGCCCATGGCAGGTGGGTCTCCCTTCCATTTTGGACCTCTCTTTGGATCAGCACAAAGCAGAGAGGGTGTCACTCTCCCCCCAAGGGCTCTGCCTTGCCTGCGTGGCCTGGGGCAAGAGAAGGAAAAGCCAGCAGTGAGACAGGTAATTCTAATCTTAAACTACGACCACTCTGAATAAGACTCGCCTGGCCTATGATTTAGGATTTGTGCCAAGTGTAGAGAAAGGGAACTgtgttttcaccttttctttgttcccTTCCTCAGCATGAAATGCGTGAATAGAACATGTGCaatattaaagatttcaggttttcacggctggtaacatcattagggtttgtagaatctttcgggctcaagtgccgtgtcctactggagaaagttttccttccagacgtttcgttctcagctgtggagaacatcctcactggcgttgcagccggagcaggtgctctgaccttcttggctgctgtgtgttgagtggggccagggctgctggagagctgctatttctaggctggagggggtgtgatgaaagggcaattggtttgtggatatgcccattgtttggtggggcttcctggaaggatagtgataaggaaactggctgttgaatgcgaccattgttctgtgttaattgctgggagggttggaaggggtttgaagataagtagtctacattggcactacccaacgcagtagtAACACCCGTCTCAcggaacacaagagacactgtcgcttgtttcagccagaaaaatcagctgtagctgaacatgcacttcacgaaggagaccacgtcatccactttgaaagcactgaagtcctttctatggtctcacattatcatacccgcctgaacagagaagctattgagatttacaaacaccagcacaattttaacagaaaggaagaaggcattttcatccaccaatcttggtacccagctctgcaaaacaccctacagactataaattgcagaaagtctcagaacaaccagcaaattccacagaacaatcagcacagtcaacaaccatcttccttatcttcaaaccccttccaaccctcccagcaattaacacggaacaatggtcacattcaacagccagtttcctcatcactacccttccaggaagccccacgaaacaatgggcacatccacaaaccaattgccctctcaccacaccccctccagcctagaaatagcagctctccagcagccctggccccactcaatgcacagcagccaagaaggtctgagcgcctgctccggctgcaacgccactgaggatgttctccgcagctgagaacgaaacgtctggaaggaaaactttctccagtagaacacggcacttgagcccgaaagattctacaaaccctaatgtgcaATATTGTTCACCatttgagccacttgtgggaagggcgggatacaaatcataaataaataaaataaataaataaataaaaatttattaaacTTTAGGAAACTGCCGCTCGGGTTCAGTCTTGCAGTCTTAAGCATGGTGCTGTGGGCGGGGGTAGGGAGCAGAGAAATCTCCCCTTCTCCAAGGGACAACCCCTCCAGTGTGTCCAGTGGCAGCCGCGGATTGTCCTACGTGGGCACTGGCAGGAGGGCAGGTGGGCACAGCAGCTAGGAAGGGCCTTGAAGCAACCACAGAGGCACAGGGTGCGGAGGGGGCCCTCAGTGTGTAACAGCATCTGGCAGGAGGAGATACTCTCAGAGCCATTTCAGCTGGACAGCTGTGGCATATTCCTAGCCTCCCCCCCTAACTGGGGCCAACCAGAAGGTGCAGGGAAGGCCCAGCAAGGAAGGGGCTTCTGCCAAGGCCTACAGGATCTGCTCACCTGGTCACTCCCCCAAAGGCCCGCTCCACAATAAAGGCCGAGATCTTGTGGGTCACCTCTCCGGTGGTGATGTTTTTTATGGGCGTCTTGGCAAACACCGTGAAGATCTCAGCTGTGCCTCCGTTACTGGGATCACGAGAGGAGCGGAGGACCCGTTCAGGCTGAGAAGGCAGCCCACCTGGTGATGCCCCCCCCCGCAGCTTcacatcatagaatcctagagttggaagggacttccagggtcatctagtccaaccccctgcataatgcacctccccctaaattcacaggatctgcattgcatCCTTTGGTGGTCTCTTACCTGATCCAGATCTTCCCACCGTTCAGGGTGTAGAACGTCTCACAGGGACTGAGCTCGGCTGTGGTCTGGATGGAGGCGGCGTCTGAGCCGCTGGAGGGCTCCGTCAGGCAGAAGGCAGCAAAGATCTCCCCTGCCAGGAGAGCAGCAGtcgcggtgggaggggagggtagggcagggcagggcggagGATAAGCGGGGAGCTGGGCAGAGTGAATGGATCCTTTCCCTGCTCTCTCCTGATGGAGGCTTCaggcagccccgtagccagaaaattttgagtGGAGGGACTGAAGAGCTAAAAATTTGGTGGAGGGGGCCACGagccttggctgcttcttccctccaacGGCTAGCCcgcctggccccagctctctctcacactctctctctctagctgttgctctctcgctctcccgTCGCTATCGCTCTCTCGCGCTGccgccctccctgcccccccctcgcTGCTGACTGCAGATCTTGTGCCCATGTCCCATCCCCCCACCTGAAGTTTCTAGCACACGCCACAGTGCTCCTCACAGTATCACACCACTTCCAGAACTCCTGTGTGGTGGACTAGCATCTGGGAGCTGTGGGTTCCAGTCTCACTAGGGGACCTTGGGCCACCTGGGGAGGAAGGCAGCCAGGCACACAGGAAGGAGGGCTAAAGAacatctgcttcccccccccctacacacacacagggcCTGAAGCTCTTCCAGGGCCCCTCCCTGGGCCAGAGGAGAGACTCTTGGGCAGTGTCTGCCAGCAAATCAGATGCCCCTCTTCTTTGCCCTTGGCCCCAACGCTTCCCTGTTCTCCTTGGAGGGGGGAGCAGCCCTgctcacccaccccaccccccagccactGTGAGGACCCAGCCTGGGCTGCtgtgagccccctccccccccgccccccccccgcgggTGCTGGTGCCTGTTCTGGGAAAccctggtggggggaggggggcctaCCAGATGCCAGCCGGGGCAGGTATTTCTCCTTCTGGCTCTTGGTTCCAAAGAGTAAGATGCCCTTGAAGCCAATCGACTGGTGGGCACCAAGGCAGATGCCCACCCCCAGGTCATGCCTCCCGACCACCTCCACCATGCGGGCGTACTGGGcaggggggagaggcaggggggTCAGTGTCCAGGGCAGCCTGTGAGCACCttgccccctccaccccccatttCTCTCAAGGGCAGAGGAGGCTGCTGCAGCCCGAGGGGATCCCAGCCCAGCCAAGAGGTCAGGAGGGCACAACACAGCAGAGGTGAGCAAGGGGGTCCTGCCCCCTTGGCTCTCTGCTCTCCTTTGTGGGCTGCAGCCATGCAGGACAgggaattctcccccccccccgtgccccacTGCAGTCCCGCAGGCCCacggagcctcctcctcctcacctgggTGTTGGTGAGCCCCACACCGCCCAGCTCTTGGGGGACTTGGAGGCCAAAGCAGCCCATCTCCTTCAGGCCCGCCAAGGTCTTCTCCTCGATGCTGCCCAGCCGCTCGTTGGCAGCCGCATCGTTCACCTCCTGCCCGCCAGCCCAGGAGACACAAGCAGGGCCCATGAGTTCCCCAGCCGCTCCCCCTGGCAGGGCTgccattgggggaggggagcaggaggCCTTTGCTGGCAAAACCACGTCTGGCCCAGAGAGGCTCCTGTCTTCCGCCCCATCTGCCAGGTACACAGCTGGGACCCAAGGCACCAAACGATTCACAAGCGCTGAGCTGAGACTTGTGGCTTCAGCCTTGGCCCCACGAGCTCCATGTTCTAAAAGTGGGATCTGGGCAGGGGGGGCTGTTctctgggggggggcttctgggGCTGGCTGACCTGGAAGAAGCGGGCGCAGGGCTCCAGCATGGCCTGCAGAGACTGGGCTTCTTCCGCAGAGAGCGCTGCGGGGGACAGAAGAGAGGCCGGCGGGTCAGAAGGgaattccctcctccctcctgggGCACCCCTcatcctccagcagggccaggaaGGATGAGCTCTCCCTAcctgaggggaaaggaaagaggttTTCAGGGACCAGGTGCCCACTGAACAAGTTTGTGACAAACGACGTTGACCCCTGGAGGCAAAGACAGACATCTCTTGTCAGGCAGCCCCTGAGCTGTTCTCTCCACCCCCCAGCCACAACCCCAGAGGCCCCGATCCACACCTGCTGAAAGGGTGCCGCGTGGGCCCCAGGGGAGGGGTTTGGACCTAGGGCTCTCCTTCCAGACTGAGAGTGGGTGCGGCAGCCTCTGAGCTGCTCcctgaggggaagggaagggaaggggctgcAGGGGGGACGCGGACTCCCCAAGAGAGAGAGCTCTGTGCCAGCCCTGAAGgggttcctgctgctgctgccagccacTTCCCCCTCGCTCTGCCCCCCACCCAGCTTGGGTTTGGGAGCTcctgcaggtgggggggggcaggggataggGCAGGGATCTCaggggggtgtgggggggtagGATGAGAGCTGCCAGCAGGTCCTCCAGGGCCACCaacaggcaggggggggggcctagacttttcaatttcatgggggggggcgccaaagaCCTTTGATCCAGtgacagataagagtctgcacacttaactactgaaccaaactggccgtcaccaactatatgttgggttcagtatatgctccagtttacagctgctgctgataccGGGGCTTGACATCTAAATCATTccgttttcacttatactcagaaagcaaactttcatttcatttcatgtctTCAACATATCCTGcttacccacaaaatgggctcaggatggctcacaccataaaaccaacagcagcaaagcaATAAttaagatcaatgattaatagcaaaaacaaaaaggctcatgtcagataaaacaAGTGTGTGTGCAgtctaaatgaaacagtggacCTGCACACCAAAGCTGATGCCCAgattaaaacttggttggttcttaaaggtgtcGCTGGCCTCAGATcttgttcttaaaggcctctgatcttcatggccacgcccaatctcactttccccccaaatgtaaattggaaccaagcaagtattttgaatctaCCAACAacgttccctcaaagctgcagagtcttgagagcaaaaactctactttgtgagctcctggcattaaagttgtgagctactgcttaaattattgtgctctagggccatttttactgagctaagacaaaaatgtgtgagccagaagctaaaaatctgtgagctcactcacgctaactcatcttagagggaacactgcccaccaaagagagcctgcagtctgactgttggtgcattaaaagtggagggggaaggagtgtcACTATTATCTCGACAATTGCTGCCCTATCCAAGGCTGATCAGTTCATCCTCTTTTCCACCTCATGactctcaaggcaagagacaagcagaagtggtttgtcactgtcttcctctgcacagcagcctcagctttcctccaagcactaaccatggcAATTCCTGTGGTTTCCAaactctgatgagatctggctagtttGGGATATGAGGGCTGTGACTTCTTTTTGTATTGAAGGACGTCTGTAGCTGAAGATTGA encodes the following:
- the LOC132574441 gene encoding very long-chain specific acyl-CoA dehydrogenase, mitochondrial-like; translated protein: MSRLIRSRVTLERWRRLWTKSGLRVLLPPSAAVMDRKVKYSRPAGLGSTSFVTNLFSGHLVPENLFPFPSALSAEEAQSLQAMLEPCARFFQEVNDAAANERLGSIEEKTLAGLKEMGCFGLQVPQELGGVGLTNTQYARMVEVVGRHDLGVGICLGAHQSIGFKGILLFGTKSQKEKYLPRLASGEIFAAFCLTEPSSGSDAASIQTTAELSPCETFYTLNGGKIWISNGGTAEIFTVFAKTPIKNITTGEVTHKISAFIVERAFGGVTSGPPEKKMGIRCSNTAEVHFDSVKVPAENLLGAPGKGFKVAMAILNNGRFGMASALAGTMKGIILKAVDHAANRKQFGSPISSYGAIQEKVARMAMLLYVTEAMAYVLSANMDAGVPDYKLEAAISKIFASEAAWAVTDEGLQILGGMGYMQEAGVERVLRDLRIFRIFEGTNDILRLFVALSGLEYAGEELRSLKKKIFSPQGKMEALCQELGRRAKRKVGIPTGLSLQGFVHPDLNDCAALVTRAIDLFGEAVESLLLKYGPAVAEQQFLLKRVADAAIDSYAMAVALSRAPNAVSLGQPSAEHEKLLCRTWCYEAFQRVRESLQQATAPRWKKSFADMKLISDALVQNQGPVAAHPLGF